A genomic segment from Phragmites australis chromosome 6, lpPhrAust1.1, whole genome shotgun sequence encodes:
- the LOC133920597 gene encoding xyloglucan endotransglucosylase/hydrolase protein 24-like, with product MKSSRALLLVAVAAAVASLAGANFRDDCDIPWEPQNAKFSDDGNSLSLSLVSNSSGCMLRTKKQFVYGSVSTLIQLVPGNSAGTVTTYYTSSVGDNHDEIDFEFLGNETGQPYTFHTNIYANGVGNKEMQFKPWFDPTTGYHNYTIYWSPCMIVWYVDSVPIRVFRNYQTSNGVAFPTSRPMYGYSSIWAAEDWATQGGRVKTDWSKAPFVANYQNIHLDICECNSGGCATSCPAAAAGYSGACQLSYAEQGQMQWVQNNYRIYDYCVDYKRWNNGQKPVECDLQQY from the exons ATGAAGAGCTCAAGGGCTCTCCTCCTGGTGGCCGTCGCCGCGGCGGTGGCCAGCCTCGCCGGCGCCAACTTCCGGGACGACTGCGACATCCCGTGGGAGCCCCAGAACGCCAAGTTTAGCGACGACGGCAACAGCCTCTCGCTCTCGCTAGTCAGCAACTCCTCAG GTTGCATGCTCCGGACAAAGAAGCAGTTCGTCTACGGGTCCGTGTCGACGCTCATCCAGCTGGTCCCAGGCAACTCGGCCGGCACCGTCACCACATACTAC ACATCCTCCGTTGGAGATAACCATGACGAGATCGACTTCGAGTTCCTGGGCAACGAGACTGGCCAGCCCTACACCTTCCACACCAACATCTACGCCAACGGCGTCGGCAACAAGGAGATGCAGTTCAAGCCCTGGTTCGACCCCACCACCGGCTACCACAACTACACCATCTACTGGAGCCCCTGCATGATCGT GTGGTACGTCGACAGCGTCCCCATCAGGGTGTTCCGCAACTACCAGACGAGCAACGGCGTGGCGTTCCCGACGAGCCGGCCGATGTACGGCTACTCCAGCATCTGGGCGGCCGAGGACTGGGCCACGCAGGGCGGCCGCGTCAAGACCGACTGGTCCAAGGCGCCGTTCGTCGCCAACTACCAGAACATCCACCTCGACATCTGTGAGTGCAACTCCGGTGGCTGCGCCACCAGctgcccggcggcggcggcggggtacAGCGGGGCGTGCCAGCTGAGCTACGCGGAGCAAGGACAGATGCAGTGGGTGCAGAACAACTACAGGATCTACGACTATTGTGTCGACTACAAGAGGTGGAACAACGGCCAGAAGCCGGTCGAGTGCGACCTGCAGCAGTACTGA